The region AAGCAGAAAGTGGAGTAGCATCTCTGATCCTTGACACAGTTCTGACATCACAGAGACCTGTCAAAACATTAGCCGCAGTCTCGCTCACCCCCGCTCCAGACTGTTGACATTCTGTACACTCTGCTGCTGCCTAACTAGACGAAGTTTGGCTTGGTTGGTTTGAGAAAATCCACTTCTTCAAAGCAAAGAGCAACCTGACAGCCTAACAttcatctctctgtctctctttgtttttgtgtgtgaggGAAGAATGATGTTGAACAAACCTTGTGTTTCATTGACATGTTGACTCTTTTGATATGAAAGGTGAAATTTcaagagatttgtttgtttgaagatGCCAGATCAAGCTAATAATCTGAAATGTTATAGGTCTAATGCATTccgttcaattcaattcagaaaGTCAGAATTTCCTACGGTGCACTGGCATGTAATTTTAACTACTGGGTAAAGCCATTGATTGGTACTGTTGCAATTTTGTTTCCTTAGACCTTTATCGTCTACCGAGCAATCAAACTACCTTATGAAGTGGGAATATCTCAAATCTGGCTTTAAATGAAACGTAGCAAACATTGATGTGTTTTGGCTAAACTACAAAACTGGTGCTAGCAAGATCCATACAGTATTCTGCAGAATCCTAGCCACCCTTGTGCAAAACAAGTGCGCTTAACTGTATCGAATGTGGACTTGTAATATGCGTcaaattttaaaagtatatttttaaaaaaaaaacttgcagataatatatagtgaaataaaaggccacttaagtgtacttaaagagagtaCACGTTCATGACTATGTTTTGCAACACACTAAATTACCCTTTAATAAGTGCATGTAAAAaatgtgcattcaaaatattacatgaaaatgtcatgtttttaagtacacatattttgatgtgttgactaacatacgaAAGCATACTTGATTATAAATTTAACTGTAGTGTGCCATTTgatattacattaataatatattttaaatgtattaaatttaaacttcatcattacaaatttgttatttcaaatatatttaaatacatggcAGACAATTTTCACAAGTAACTCTTTATTTCAAGGTGTctttgttacacgttacatgtactgactattatattaacaattaattatacataattacatgcaagtaaccctaaccatatagtaagtacatgcagttaattaatattaatcagtacttaaatgtataattgcactgtaacaaggagacattaaaataaagtgtaacccaaatttcaataaaaatgacatgtatattttagtttaccataaatatgTGTCAGTATATTTGACACTTCAACtgattgcatttaatataaatgcaaaCTATAATAAATTgccatttaattgtaaataacatgcatttaagtGTTCACACTTAAGTATATCCTTTTACAGCTTATTATTCGTAAtaagtacactttttaaattatgcttTCTCAAAAGGGACCTTTCACAATGTCAGATCAAAATGTTGCACCCAGTTGTGAAATCTTGTTCTAGCTAATAAATATAGTTTTTCTTAAACAAGTTAGTGTTATGCTCTAGGCTAAGCTAGTAGGCTAAACTGTTAGCTTACTAATTGAAAactaacacacaaacacacacacacacacacacacacacacacaaacacacacacacaaatgactTTTTCAGCTTGTAAAATGCAATGGTTGCATAACACCGACACTGGGTATGTTTCacagtattttgattttaagTTTCTAAGAATAAAAGTTGCTTTTAGAAAATAAAGatacttaataaaaacagaaaataaacactATTAAACTGAGTCAGCCTCTGAAACTTTATGACATTGATTTCTCATTCTGCAAGCTTGCGCTGGAAGCTCTAACATCCATCATgtcagaaaaatattttttacagaatGGAAGAATAACTATAGCTTTGCCTCTGCGCTGCTCAATACAGTAGCCAAATCATTTAGGCCAATTATGAATATCTTCTTCAAGCCAAAATACTACAATTAGTTGTCTGGTCATTTCATGTGGTTGTACCAGTTTTTGGCACATAGCATTAGTTCTTGAATGAGCCGAAATGCAGTCCCCATTACCAGTGCTGTCATTTAAATTCACTGGACCCAGGACAAAATTTTGATGGATAGGGCTAATGAATAGATTATACCCTAGAGAACGTAAGTGGGACCCCTGGCTGTCCCCACAGATAATAGGGTGGTATGGGCTCTGCCCGTTACCTTGCATATGTGAGAATATGAAAAGACATCATCTAAGTCTGAAAACAAATCCATATTTTTATCATGAGTTTCTGATTGCCTGGCTAATTAAAGATGTGTATTTATTGCAAATTATGCAAAATAGTTTTAGCACAGACTCAAAATTTACAAGCAACTTGCATGTCACCCACATTGAAACAACAGAAGTAACATTCTTGTAATCTGAACAGATTTATTAAGAAGCTTGTCCTGCAAGCACCTATGCAGCTTTATTCATTGATGTGAAATCTGCCAATATCTGTGTTGTTATTAGAACTGAAGGTCAGAACCTTTATTGATTAGGGCTCTGTGCTGTGCAGCATGAAATCTCTCTCAAAAACAAAAGCTGAAACCTTTGAAACCATTTCAGATTTAATAGTAATAAGAAACAATAATGGCCCCCAagtaaaatattgcatttttttgaatgttcagttaatttgaatttgtataCTAAGAAATCTGACAAGACAGCATTAAAGTTACTGAAATTAAGTTTCATAATGCATGAAATATCACAGAGATGAGCAGTTTGGTactataaaatgcattataaaccTTGATATCAATTCAATCTTTTGCAGTATTGACTTTATAAAACAACCAGGCTTTTAAAGACAACAATAATGACTACAGTATGAACAAGACGTGTTCTTAATCAGATTTACAGCAAAGTCTTTAATTGCTATATGGCAAATGGCAAGCAGTGATACAAAAACACACCTGTTCCAGTcatgtttctgcatttgaaacttataaaatatatatgttttttggGTGATTCTTCAACAAGGGAGACTTATGATTAATGTTTGTTAATTACACTTAACAAAGCTACTATTTGATCATGATGTGATTATAATTTGGAAATTCAATTGTTCTTTTAAAAGCTTGGAGTGATTTTTATAtcttattgtgtgtgtgtgtgtgtgtgtgtgtgtgtgtatacatataaaattaattaaaaatactactTTAGGAAAATATGGAAAAGAGTTGAATTTCcatattttttcccctttaaaATCAGCCTAGGAGTATAGAAAATTTCCACTTATTGAAGAATCATCATTTTGTCAAAAAGTCATGAAGGTAATTAAACAACACTTCTAATGTGCTATCAGTTTATTTGTGCCAGAGTTGTAGTTTTGTTTATGGAAGGCTTTTCGgccactaaataaaaatatttacctttttatatgacattttatctcacaattgtgagtttacatcttgcaattctgactttttttctcacaattacatgatataaacttgcaattgtgagttataaggtcagaattatgaaatataaagtcGCCATTACCTTttttcagtggtggaaacgagtaattctgactttatgtctcagaattgtgagtctAGAAAAAATGACAGCTTGAAATTGTgagggaaaaagtcagaattaagaTAAAAGTcgaaattacctttttttattcttattcagtggcggaaacaagcttccatagtgTTTAATTTGTTCATATTCAAAAAATATCCATGTCTCATATGTAGTATTATGTGCAATGTATATCCCTCAAAAAGCAATGAAAAATTCTCTCTCCATTCCTCATCTGTTCCTTTCCTCTCGTTAACCGGTTGTCTGGTGAATCTGTATTAACTTTCATTGCAGTACTTTCCAGCAGCACATTCCGCCCTCAAGCTCTCATATTTAAGCACTAATCCAAAATGCACTTTCGTTCACACCTCAAAGGGTCTGATCTCCATCCGACACAGTTTGGCAGCAGAAGATGTGTTAGTGTGTGCAGGACTGGCAGCGCTCTAGGCCGTGGGGGTTGCACGCTGGACAGCGCAGCTCTCTGATTGACTCGTTGAAGCGGTTGGCCAGCATGGACAGTTTGCTGCCATGACAAAGGGAGCATGGCGCACAACCTGAACCTCCGCACTGTCCACAGGAGCCTGCTTCCTGCTgcacaaacaaaacaagtaaacaaacagCAAACAAGCATGGTACACAAGCAAGCAAAATGATGAAGCCAAGTGCACACTAAACCTGCTTGCTGCCCTTtcatgttttaaaggggtcatatgacgttgctaaaaagaacatcattttgtgtatttggtgtaatgcaatgtgtttatgcggtttaaggttaaaaacacattattttccacatactgtacattattgttgctcctcttaTTGTTACTCAAAACTcgtgtttgaatagtcagtggcaaattcttcaAATAAGGCAACGTACTtgcaggctgtgagtcagaagcaccggactgtccttgcaaagttggaattgccccactttatagaaacggtctttgagcatagctggcaggctactctcccaggttcaggaagtAGTCCTCCGTTAAAAtccgctgcacacactctaatatttgggttgaactgttctggaacagtgttgcaaatacaacttaaccactgatttctagttgtgtcctcttatAGAAGCCTAAACAAAGTAGTtttgctttcacaacgaaacacacagcgtctccagaaCATGGCGctggcggcagcaacaatactacagcgagaataaaaatcacgtcttctttctttgcgtatacatttgggcggtgttttgcaaatctccccacaccgtgaatgtggggcgtgtttgaatgagctgttttaggggggcgtggcagagtcttaacttttataaagaatatctctttggttttgagactttaatctttgcaacttcagggatcttatctatgcacaaacagcttgtaacactccaaagagaaaggaaaacttgaaatcacatcatatgacccctttaaaggtaaagttcacccaaatatgtaaatttgcacatcatttattcaccctaatgttccaaacctgtttgtatttccttcttctgtggaacacaaaagaaaatattttgaagaatatttgaAGATGGGTCCAATTCACCCTTCACCAGGAACTTGATTGACAGgaaatctgaccaatcataacagCAAATCTGCCATTTTGTCCAACAAACAATCCAGAGTAGATTATAGTTAATGGATTTGAATTGTTATAGTTAATGGATTTGAATGTATTGACGTCTTTCCACGGTTGAAACGAGACACCTTCTGAGGGcctttcatgtttatttcgtgctaTATAACTATAGTAAAGACAAAGAGATGATTGGTCCATGTGCCACTAAAACTAAGGAGCTATAGCAATCTGTCACAATTGACCTTTATGTTTGAAGGGTCAATTTACTTATTGtatagtcaaaaaaaaaaaaagaaaacagcgttaatttaattttcaaaatatgttctttcataaaagtcacacaggtttggacaaaataattactatttatttttgcaaaaaagtagtgtgcttaattgtattgaatgtgcacttgcaGTGTACTTTAAttcttaaatgtaaaaaaaaaaaaaaaaaaactactcagttataatattaataaaataaaagtcctcttaagtgtacttaaagtaGACTCCATGCATTATATCTAATCTactctaatctaatctaataatgcctacttcatttttttaagcacatttgaaatattttattcaaatgtgtaattacatctACATTACATGACTTATAAGTGCAATGTAATACTTTAAATGTGTGAATAAAacaaatgcttgtcagtacatttaaCAGTACACTTTAACTATGTTTAAAAGACAAGGAGTCCATATTAAATtccatataaagatgtacttgaATCCTAGTTTAGTGGGTCAAAAAGCATCAaaagttcaactaattgcatttaataaagTTTCCAGACCCACTTTATATTGTgtctttaactactatgtacttaaatttaaattaattttatgtacaatgtacttattgtgtacatatttatatttaaaaataaatgtctgtaaTTACATgagtaattaatttctgtaaataCTTTTGTAATTACACACTGTTGACCCTACTCCTACATCAGGAACACAATAGgtacattttaacttttatttttatttgtttttgtatgttatattatttatggttacactttattttaaggtgtccttgttacagtgtaattacacatttaagtactgagtactattaattaactacatgtacttaccgtcacggggctgacgagacgtgagacgtgcggatccatatgcaagctttatttgacaagagacgtggtaataacaggcagggtcgatcAATGGCAGACAAGAATATAAAGGGCAATGCACAGAGTTATCAAAAACGGGCGTGGCTCATAcaacagcgaacagtatcaaaaggggctagacaagagaggtaatccacaACGTAAGCaagagtccaggcaggggaaaacacaatctgaAACAGGCAAGAcgaggcaagactagggaaactaacaaagctctgtagggcagcgataatgcatacaatactcggcagtgaggcagagaaagtccatggcttaagtagggggtgaaatgggaatcagctgtgtgatcagacGTGTGATTGCCTGCAACTGAGTGTAATgagtgcaatggattgtgggaactGAAGTTCAGTGTAAGTGTAACGATCTGTGAAGTgtaagagtccatgtggtgagcgagtgacctctggcggagggtgaatggaagttcatggacaggattcgtgacatagCCCCCCCCCaaggagcggcttccagacgctcctaCAATatccaggagggtggtggagcggaggcggaacagggggagggacggAGGGCCAGGTTCATGTGGAAGTGGAGCAGCCGGGGACCATAgcagagccggcagagcaggaagccagggcggaGTCAACGGAACTGGAGCCCACCcaggcggagcagaagaccaccatggtggagcagatagagcaggagcccaccacgacggatcaggaacccacagcagagcctgggacctagggagaacTGAGACataaaaaggagagagaacatgcacggacccaaggaccgaggcagggaacacaggaagttcGTAATAAGTCTCCATAgttgtgacaggacagaacgagagttcattgacggcctctatagccgtgacaggacagaacgagagttcattgacggcctctatagccgtgacaggacagaacgagagttcattgacggcctccatagccgtgacaggacagaacgagagttcattgacggcctccatagccgtgacaggacagaacgagagttcacagacggataccgctgacacctctggaggttctgcagcagttgccgccacctctggaggttctacagcagtaaactcaggacacagggagagtttagtaatggtctcttcgaccacaacacaacaggttgagagtacattactgagcgccaccaccatacaaggggctgaGGTGAGCCCTgccgcttctggaggttctgcagcatgtgccaccacctctggagaagctgaGGCAGCTGCCGCCACCTCAGACAGTGCTGCGGTGGTGTATGCCGCCCAAACACAACATAAAGTgatccccatcatgggaagcacttcagacaggggaattagttcaggaacaggagggctagagagagtgggtttggggataccagctgcgagtgcagacaccagcggtgaatccctcacactggatatcagactgggataatggaagactgaccttgatgatctggggggggtgtcagcggagacgtgacccgactctggaaggtcagcggagacgtgctgctgtgactctggacgaacagctgtgacgtgatgctgtgactctggacgaacagctgtgacTTGGTCTGACTCGCGAAGATCAACTGTGGCTTGACTTGACTCTCTGatatcaactgtgacttgacttggctctttaacatcgactgagacttgacttggatcTTTGACATTAACTGTGACTTGATTTGGCTCATAactggcagcaatgacatgacagggtgttgttgtggccgccattttgtgaacgggatCCGCTGTTGCCGCCATCTTGTGAGCGTGCTCTGGTGCGTCCGCCATTACCGTCATAGACGCGGTGTCACGTTCCtcttccgcgacacccacagtaaacagaGAGTTAGCACACAGTAAAGCATAGTCCATAAAGTCCTTTAACTTACAATCAAACTTCCCTTCAGATAAACATGACTTAATGGGCTCATTTAATCCGAAGCGGAAAATGTCTTTTAACATGACCTCATCCAAGGGTACCCTATAATATAACTCACAGAATTGAGTGACGTAATCCTCAATAGATGAATTCCCTTGTCTCAGGTCGAGCAGCTGGTCAAAAgggtccatacctggccagggTTCCGTAGAAAAGCCGATGGATCctcgtgtggccgagtattctttcacggggctgacgagacgtgagacgtgcggatccatatgcaagctttatttgacaagagacgtggtaataacaggcagggtcgatcAATGGCAGACAAGAATATAAAGGGCAATGCACAGAGTTATCAAAAACGGGCGTGGCTCATAcaacagcgaacagtatcaaaaggggctagacaagagaggtaatccacaACGTAAGCaagagtccaggcaggggaaaacacaatccgaaacaggcaagactagggaaactaacaaagctctgtagggcagcgataatgcatacaatactcggcagtgaggcagagaaagtccatggcttaagtagggggtgaaatgggaatcagctgtgtgatcagacGTGTGATTGCCTGCAGCTGAGTGTAATGAGTGCAGTGGATTGTGGGAACTGAAGTTCAGTGTAAGTGTAACGATCTGTGAAGTGTAAGAGTCCacgtggtgagcgagtgacctctggtggagggtgaatggaagttcatggacaggattcgtgacacttacttactatatggttaggattagcGTTTGGCTttgggttacttgcatgtaattatgtgTAAAtagttgttattataatagtaagtgtaacgtgtaacaatgacaccttaaaataaagtgttacccaatgtatttatttatttattattattatttatttttttttaagtaagtacacagtagttaaagACACCTCATATAAAGTTGgaccacatttttatttaactgtaaataatgcaattagttttctgaaaatattacattcgGTTTGCACGTTTTATACTGTATTACTTCCATAATAACTACTgtatttaaaagtatgctaaagtgcaTGCTATAGAGTCATTATCATAAACTCTTTCTGTATGGTCAGTTACAGTTTGAAGAGAATCCTGCTTGCAAGTTAGTTAAAATGAGTTAATATTTTGACCTTATTATAGCTTAATAACAGAAATATTAGGAGAAAACTCTATTGCTTCACTGAGTACTGAGGTTTATTACCACTTGTTTCTGGTCTTAATGTACATATTTGACATAATGTTGCAATGGGTGTATCTTTCGTAAAAGACAGAACAGAAAGATTGATTAGAGTAAAAGATTTATGAAAGTGAAAACAGTACAAGGATTCATGTCATGGTTCATTATTTTCAGTGGTATtttagaaaacagtcattattcatGACGAATTGTGGTTCAGCAGTAGATAACATTCTGCAAAAGTCTTAATCATTGCTTTGTGAATGCTATGAGTTAAACAAGTAGAATGCAGCTCTGAGAAACTACAAAATATACTGTACCACAGCCATACAGATAAATGAACAAAGTGAGAAAACCAGTGTTATCTTTTTTTGAGACAGTGGTATATGGAACAATGAAAATAGCTACTTCAGTGGTACTGAATCAAAAGAACATGTCACCAGGACTCTATGggattgtttgttttgttgtctgATCACTTGGAACAGCATACTTTTCCTGAACAAGTCCAAAGATTTGAGATATAATTAATGTCTTTAGCAGTACAAGTTACATGACAAAGTTTGTTCAGATTCCTAACCGTAAGTATGAGCAACCATGGTTTGAGCAGACTAATTAAAGTCACTCTAGTAGAACAGAAGTAAAGAGCATTGAGACAGAGTATTTACAGTCTACTGAACCTTAGACTGTTTATACCTTTTGTTCAGTCATTGCGTCTGGTTCCTCTGTGCGGGAACGTGCTGTTCTATGTTTCCCTTTGCTTCGGGACTCCCGTCCTGGTGAGCTTTCTTTCCTGTCCCGGCTGCGGTGAGGACTCCTTCCGGATTCTCCTCTTCTGTGAGGAGCTCGAATAATCTTCAGGTTGCTGGTGTAGATAATAATCTTTCCAAAATCTAATACTGGTGCCTGTATGAACAAACACAGAATCACTAAGCAAAATattcaaagtgttttttttgtttgtttttattttatgtaccaTTACAGTCTTGAATGAGGTGGTACTCGAATATAGTAGTCATTCAGTAGCAAAGTGCAATGATATTCTCATAGTACCATGTACCCCACAATACTTTTTCATAGAATATTTCATGCAGTCTCATACAGTTCATTCATAGTGTTTGTTGCTATGTAATCACATTGTAAGTAATGTATAATACTAATGAACTTACtatgttattattttgtgtatctGCTTTTAAAAACGCCATTTTTGTGACTGCAATTTAGGGGTGGTCGatatactgaatatatatatatatatatatatatataataataataataataataataataataataataattttgcgtTAAATAGGGTGTTGTGGTATATCGGTATTGGCGATAACAATGACATGAAAAGTGCACAGCTCTAAACTATTACATGTCTAATCTATGTTTAATTCATATTCAATGCTGAAGGGTGCTCTCACACAGAAAATTTGCTATAACGCGAGTTATATGTTGTTATTTTCATAAATTGTTGTACCTTGATGCTGTACTGATGAGAAAAACAAACCTTTTCAAAGCTTTGAATCAACTGAAACATTTGCTTTGCAAATTGATTCACTGTTTTTAAACGCTCCAATGCTGCCTGCTGGACAGAATagcattatgtaaaaaaaactcAAGCCAAAACGTGCATAAATACAGCTTTTACAAACCCAATGCAAATGTTTTACTgaaagtaatattaatattaaatacaagTAATAAGTCATCAAATACTATTTAATATGAAGTGTCTGTATATAAATTTATCACTAAAAGACTATTAACAATTAGGGTACAGGGCTAAAACATTCGCTTTTTAAGATGCACGTGGATATTTATCTGATCTTTGAGGCGATCACGCGCAGCAGCGcgaagttgattctgtgcttacttgatctaatattttatggggtttttttttaatgttgtagatttaagtttagcaaatgagaatcgctcaaattaatgcatatattttgagatgaAGGTcgtctttatgattttcagttttgtttaagataattaaagcaacagtttttaaataacgaaagaatatgtaaaagtatggtatttggggtaaaaagctcccctgctgttggggctaaaggtgAACAGTAATTAACacgataattaatagatggctgacttttccatttgttgacatgacatggttagattcagatggtacatcatatattatgttgggtgtccatattagagataatcaccatgtttagaatgaaaccatatttaaaaatgataatcatatcatataataaaatataatttgttgttactactgtaaatagcctatatattcaattattattggatctccttcaatactttcagaatctttacttattaaaatgattttgtttctgtattttaaaatatattttttatattaacattttaatgacagtatatttataaaaaaaatattattttatttttcaaaataagcagaaaatagtacaactttgctaaagtgattgttttgaacaagtattaacttaggcATTAGTAggcaacattattttagctgaagtattggTATCAATACtgtgtgccttttaccccgtgtgtggggtaaaaggccccccttgccacctcatacatttataagatctttaaacaaaataaacttgaattatttattttcacacaaaatctgttgtttttctgcagttatacattttaggcgcagtgaatagcacattttttcttaaggggAGCCTTTAGCCCCATTGTACCCTACtcttattatataatatgtatatttaatggAAAGACAGAGGCGTGcagatccatatgcaagcttttattaataaacatggtcaaaacgcaggcagggtcgaacaccAGCAAACAGATATGGCACGAGCAAGAGCAAGGTATGAGAGCAGTCCAGTGAGCAGACAGGGTCAATTGGTGGCGAACGTGATTCAGTGagcaaaacaaagagagataatccaggtacatgaTAATAGTCCAGGCTGGGGCAAATAGAGTCCAAACGACAAGACGAGAGAGAGATCCAAGGCAGAAATCAGACAAGAAACACAGGCTAGGATCAAGACACGAATGACTCAGGCAATAAACAAGATTCAACTAGACTTAGACTTGGAATGGCTCTGTAATGtagctatcactaggagagcgataaacgctaaacaatactcggTGATCTGAGCAGGATCTGAGTGGGtgttatatagtgtgtgtgacTGGTTTCAGGTGAGATTAGTGAA is a window of Onychostoma macrolepis isolate SWU-2019 chromosome 21, ASM1243209v1, whole genome shotgun sequence DNA encoding:
- the LOC131529385 gene encoding glutaredoxin domain-containing cysteine-rich protein 2; the protein is MEELQRHPDNLIEGKPRKVRFKLASSYSGRVLKHVYEDGQELDSPEEQYPHSFIHTKMEMGHLCGLEDMQDQNLYPPTGLIAQRINVYRGVTGCNSLACGDLPEGDNKAPVLDFGKIIIYTSNLKIIRAPHRRGESGRSPHRSRDRKESSPGRESRSKGKHRTARSRTEEPDAMTEQKQEAGSCGQCGGSGCAPCSLCHGSKLSMLANRFNESIRELRCPACNPHGLERCQSCTH